In Fimbriimonadales bacterium, the following are encoded in one genomic region:
- the dprA gene encoding DNA-processing protein DprA produces MRQISFWQALLYLDLPTEQAHKLFSQIEHECFSLEDLRVHHALPKQFREKLQNYVPPQLQEGIRLISIEDEEYLSNLRAIPYPPLALYVKGKLALEGDVEENSCAVAIVGTRKATTYGKAVARQLSNTLSKAGITVISGGAYGIDAQAHEGALECGGKTIAVLGSGVDVVYPASNRSLFERITAQGALVSQFELGTKADWWRFPLRNMLIASLANAVIVVQAPEKSGAIGTATFAAEQGIPVFVTPAPIDDLSHRGSFRLINDGATLLYSPEQIFDELGVEIRIKKEEPKLSKQQASILQRLSREPLLVDTLSEQLELPAGVVLAELTDLELQGLVAKASGGYVRL; encoded by the coding sequence ATGCGCCAAATCAGTTTTTGGCAGGCACTCCTTTATCTCGATTTGCCTACAGAACAAGCGCATAAACTCTTTTCTCAAATCGAGCATGAATGTTTTTCTTTAGAAGATTTGCGCGTTCATCATGCACTCCCTAAACAATTCCGAGAGAAACTTCAGAATTACGTTCCTCCCCAATTACAGGAAGGCATTCGATTGATTTCCATAGAGGATGAAGAATATCTATCGAATTTGCGCGCCATACCTTATCCACCGTTGGCTTTGTATGTAAAAGGCAAGTTAGCTTTAGAAGGAGATGTGGAAGAAAATTCGTGTGCAGTCGCGATCGTGGGAACGCGCAAGGCGACGACATACGGAAAAGCAGTCGCGCGACAACTCTCCAATACTTTATCGAAAGCGGGAATCACGGTTATCAGCGGGGGGGCTTATGGGATAGATGCACAAGCGCACGAAGGAGCATTGGAATGCGGAGGAAAAACGATTGCGGTGTTGGGCTCGGGAGTGGATGTCGTTTATCCTGCATCGAATCGTTCTCTATTCGAGAGAATCACAGCACAAGGGGCACTCGTCAGCCAATTCGAGTTAGGAACGAAAGCGGATTGGTGGCGCTTTCCGTTGCGAAATATGCTCATTGCGTCTTTAGCGAACGCGGTAATCGTAGTGCAAGCGCCGGAAAAAAGCGGTGCAATCGGCACAGCGACGTTCGCTGCCGAACAAGGAATTCCCGTTTTCGTAACGCCGGCTCCTATAGATGATTTATCGCATCGAGGAAGTTTTCGTCTTATCAACGATGGAGCGACTCTTTTATATTCTCCGGAACAGATTTTCGATGAACTCGGTGTGGAGATTCGAATCAAAAAAGAAGAACCGAAACTTTCGAAACAGCAAGCGAGCATATTGCAAAGACTTTCTCGTGAACCGTTGCTCGTGGATACGTTGAGCGAGCAACTGGAACTACCGGCTGGTGTCGTTTTAGCCGAGTTGACGGATTTGGAACTTCAGGGTTTGGTTGCGAAAGCATCCGGAGGTTACGTTCGCTTGTGA
- a CDS encoding PQQ-binding-like beta-propeller repeat protein → MHRARTLSIVACLVFTASVFAIAGPVPLAWRWTGKTESPPAARPVFKDGMVIVPVGRRVYALDAVTGAKIWNFPPGDEPAGEFRSSPAVADDMVIVSNGNRLTYAIEAKTGKLKWSFIDSAVARHILIDGSVAFLFTTDDRIVALNTADGTKAWSSDYEIKDSVAGEPVVVSNHLVFFTTLGRLVAVHTSSKKQVWELRVHTVHPDAKPFVFGDSLYIVSGSQVARISPRNGMIIGRPLTLPEVVAVAPAITPKGGVALTEDSKAYFFDSNLRSYHREPVALKGYLGGPPQAVGDNILVRTRNGTIYLLDPARPNSPILWEYTTLPLPGTMRAVSGGAGAGGYGAGGGASLGGGRGGGGGGTSAGGGRGGGGVTTGGGGAGLAGGGGQEATGGGGGAAGGQMVPADYVAVLGELAVTPEAIYALAEDGSVFCWSSKFGVDEIGPKIAILTPPMGSAISGQPGVDFIFRVEDQGTGVMSKSLRVTFNDQDVKYEYDPANGYIFVRIREPGSTTPGSNPPLADGRKVIVVSAADWAGNVSMRTFHVIVDNTLPVTKERIIDTGRGTGGGGYGGGYGGGGR, encoded by the coding sequence GGGCTCGTACGCTTTCGATTGTTGCTTGTTTGGTTTTTACGGCATCGGTTTTCGCAATAGCCGGACCTGTTCCTTTAGCCTGGCGATGGACGGGAAAAACCGAATCTCCGCCAGCGGCAAGACCTGTGTTCAAAGACGGGATGGTGATTGTCCCTGTGGGCAGAAGGGTCTACGCTCTGGATGCGGTTACCGGCGCGAAAATTTGGAATTTCCCACCTGGTGACGAACCAGCCGGTGAATTTAGGAGTTCCCCTGCTGTTGCCGACGACATGGTCATCGTTTCGAACGGAAATCGCCTCACCTATGCCATCGAAGCGAAGACCGGCAAACTCAAATGGTCGTTTATCGATAGCGCAGTTGCCAGACATATTCTCATCGATGGCAGTGTAGCGTTCCTTTTTACGACGGACGACAGAATCGTTGCTTTGAATACCGCAGACGGCACGAAAGCATGGAGTAGTGACTATGAAATCAAGGATTCAGTAGCGGGCGAACCAGTGGTCGTTTCGAATCATCTCGTCTTTTTCACGACCTTGGGGCGTTTGGTTGCTGTTCATACCTCCTCGAAAAAGCAAGTTTGGGAACTCAGGGTGCATACGGTGCATCCCGATGCAAAGCCTTTCGTTTTCGGAGATTCCCTGTATATCGTTTCCGGCTCGCAAGTTGCGCGAATTAGCCCCAGAAACGGAATGATTATCGGTAGACCATTGACTTTGCCGGAAGTCGTTGCCGTTGCACCTGCGATTACCCCGAAAGGAGGTGTCGCCCTAACGGAAGATTCGAAGGCGTACTTTTTCGACTCTAACCTGCGTTCCTATCACCGTGAACCCGTCGCTTTGAAGGGTTATCTCGGTGGACCTCCGCAAGCTGTAGGAGACAATATTCTTGTTCGAACGAGAAACGGCACGATTTATTTATTGGACCCAGCAAGGCCTAATTCACCGATTCTTTGGGAATATACGACTCTTCCTCTTCCGGGAACTATGCGTGCAGTGAGTGGTGGCGCTGGAGCCGGTGGTTATGGAGCTGGGGGGGGCGCTTCTCTCGGTGGGGGTAGAGGCGGCGGTGGTGGTGGAACTAGCGCTGGCGGCGGCCGTGGTGGCGGTGGTGTAACCACGGGCGGTGGGGGCGCCGGTCTGGCTGGCGGTGGCGGACAGGAAGCCACCGGTGGTGGAGGCGGTGCTGCCGGAGGGCAAATGGTTCCAGCAGATTACGTCGCCGTTTTAGGCGAATTGGCGGTGACACCCGAAGCGATATACGCATTAGCCGAAGATGGAAGTGTTTTTTGTTGGAGCAGTAAATTCGGAGTAGATGAAATAGGACCGAAGATCGCCATACTCACCCCCCCCATGGGTTCTGCGATTTCAGGACAGCCCGGCGTGGATTTCATTTTCCGAGTGGAAGACCAAGGTACTGGCGTTATGTCGAAAAGTCTTCGAGTTACCTTCAACGACCAAGACGTGAAATACGAATACGATCCAGCGAACGGTTACATTTTCGTGCGAATACGCGAGCCAGGAAGCACCACACCCGGTTCGAACCCCCCCTTGGCAGATGGCAGGAAAGTGATTGTCGTCTCAGCGGCGGATTGGGCTGGAAACGTATCCATGCGCACATTCCACGTCATCGTAGATAACACTCTTCCTGTAACGAAAGAGAGGATTATCGACACCGGTCGCGGAACAGGAGGCGGTGGATACGGTGGTGGTTATGGAGGCGGAGGCAGATAA